The genomic stretch CTGCCGCCGGGTATTGGCCACCATGGAGTGGCCGAGGATGACTGTATCACGCTGTCGGTTGGCTTCCGTGCACCCACCGTGGATGACATTCTGACCGGATTTACCGATTTCCTCTGCAGCCAGTCCGACGCCTCAGATCACCTGAACGATCCGGATCTGAAAATACAGGACAATCCGGGCACGATTCAGCCGGACGTGGTTGACCGCCTCGAGACCGTTATTCGGGAAAAACTTGAGGACCGCCGGCAACTGGCCCTCTGGTTTGGCCAGTTCTCAACGGCGCCCAAGAGCATGGATATTGTCGTGCCCGCGGAGGAGCCTGCGTCCACCGGAGACGTCGCCGAAGCAATACACGCGGGCGAGCAGCTGCGGTGGAACGAAGGCTCCCGTTTCGCGTTCTACGAGTTTGCCAGCGAAACCGCCCTGTTTGTGGACGGCGAGCAGTTCCTGCTCAAGGGCGATGCTCAGCCGTTTGCTCCGCTTCTCTGCTCGGGGGCCCGCGTCGATATGGCGACCCTCGCCCGGCTCTCCGAAGACGAAGCATTGCTTGGACTTCTGACCACGCTCTACAATCAAGGCTCGGTTTACTTCGAATAGGCGTTATGAGCATCCGGTTTCGCAAATACAGCTGGCAACTGGCCCCAGCATTCATCCGGGATATCCGCCAGCAGGTGTTTATTGAGGAACAGAAAGTTCCGCCGGAGCTGGAGTGGGATGAAACCGACGAAATTGCCGATCACTATCTGGCAGTGCTGCCAGACAATACCCCGGCAGGCGTGGCACGACTGTTTTCAACCCTTGAAGAGACCGGCCACATCGGTCGCATGGCGATCCTGCCCCAATACCGCGGACAGGGTATCGGGGAAGCATTGCTCCGGCACCTGATCGCAGAATCGG from Marinobacter adhaerens HP15 encodes the following:
- a CDS encoding cupin domain-containing protein, which gives rise to MDMLGGLTPSEFLRDYWQKKPLVIRQAFPDFQCPVSADELAGLACEEGVESRIVIENDDGKPWQLHNGPFSPDRFSSLPEQDWTLLVQGLDHWVPDIADLLEHFRFIPNWRLDDIMASFAPKGGSVGPHYDQYDVFLLQAQGHRRWTFGGHCDHTSPRVEGTPLRILSSWDGEETVTLAPGDMLYLPPGIGHHGVAEDDCITLSVGFRAPTVDDILTGFTDFLCSQSDASDHLNDPDLKIQDNPGTIQPDVVDRLETVIREKLEDRRQLALWFGQFSTAPKSMDIVVPAEEPASTGDVAEAIHAGEQLRWNEGSRFAFYEFASETALFVDGEQFLLKGDAQPFAPLLCSGARVDMATLARLSEDEALLGLLTTLYNQGSVYFE